One region of Synechococcus elongatus PCC 11801 genomic DNA includes:
- a CDS encoding DNA-directed RNA polymerase subunit beta', which translates to MAEAKSTPIFRNRVIDKKQLKKLIGWTFAHYGTAKTAVVADDLKALGFRYATRAGVSISIDDLKVPGSKAELLESAEQRIQETEDRYTRGEITEVERFQKVIDTWAITNDELTERVVKNFRESDPLNSVYMMAFSGARGNISQVRQLVGMRGLMANPQGEIIDLPIKTNFREGLTVTEYIISSYGARKGLVDTALRTADSGYLTRRLVDVSQDVIIHEEDCGTSRGLLVEAMTDGDRILIPIAQRLHGRVAAESVVNPTTGEVLAEAGQDIDEGLANRIEKAGIKKVKVRSPLTCEAARSVCRKCYGWSLAHAQMVDMGEAVGIIAAQSIGEPGTQLTMRTFHTGGVFTGETARLLRAPSAGTIKLGKKARTRPYRTRHGEEALLAEANFDLVLEGKGRKETFAILQGSTLFVNDGDKVTAETILAEVPVSGRTKRTVEKATKDVATDLAGEIRFQDIVPEEKTDRQGNTTRIAQRGGLLWVLAGDVYNLLPGAEPTVKNGDRVDVGDVLAETKLVTERGGTVRMGEDNSTSTHREVEIITASVVLDTATVKAEASQGREHYVIETKAGQRFNLLAAPGTKVTTGHVVAELIDSRYRTQTGGILKYSGVEISKKGRAKAKQGYEVTKGGTLLWIPEETHEVNKDISLLNVEDGQLVEAGTEVVKDIFCQTTGIVSVTQNNDILREIVIKPGDVHVLDDPDTAAKYDEGRLVNAGEEVFPGLTAEQLVWAEAVDGTDGPLLLLRPVQELVIPDEPPVPSQDSSQESNSRSIRLRAVQRLQFQDGERIKSVEGVDLLRTQLVLESEEGSSQLSADIELLPDNKDPETLRLQLVIIEPVVIRRDVASDTTHGSTHTELRVKDGQKVKPGAVIACTQIQCKESGIVRGIQEGSEAVRRLLVERERDCITLDLDVSAATQLQPGSLIVAGTQLADGIIAPESGEVRSIAPGQLQLRIARPYRVSQGAVLHVEDKGLVQRGDNLVLLVFERAKTGDIIQGLPRIEELLEARKPKEACILARRPGVAHINYSDDDAIDIQVIEADGTQADYPVGPGQPLIISDGETVDAGQALTDGPANPHDLLEIYYDYFREQFGNDYEAALESLRRVQALLVNEVQSVYQSQGIDISDKHIEVIVRQMTSKVRIDDGGDTIMLPGELHELREVYNSNNTMALTGMAPAQFTPVLLGITKASLNTNSFISAASFQETTRVLTEAAIEGKSDWLRGLKENVIIGRLIPAGTGFKAYEESLLTDVDSGYDDRVYDDDLADVVIDDRAARSYTLNEGRDFSRSMTFAEGESMILDDGDELIDDSSASRRNFVDVDED; encoded by the coding sequence ATGGCAGAAGCGAAAAGCACGCCGATTTTCCGCAACCGGGTCATCGATAAGAAACAGCTGAAAAAGCTAATCGGCTGGACCTTTGCTCACTACGGGACCGCCAAGACGGCTGTGGTTGCCGATGACCTCAAGGCTTTGGGATTCCGCTACGCCACCCGCGCCGGTGTCTCGATTAGTATTGATGACCTCAAGGTGCCAGGCTCGAAAGCCGAGCTGTTGGAATCTGCAGAGCAGCGCATTCAAGAGACCGAAGATCGCTACACCCGCGGTGAAATTACCGAGGTGGAACGCTTCCAGAAAGTAATCGACACTTGGGCGATTACTAACGATGAGCTGACCGAACGTGTTGTTAAAAACTTCCGCGAATCCGATCCGCTCAACTCCGTCTACATGATGGCGTTCTCGGGCGCCCGGGGGAACATTTCCCAGGTGCGGCAGTTGGTGGGGATGCGGGGTTTGATGGCGAACCCCCAAGGCGAGATCATTGACTTGCCGATCAAAACTAACTTCCGTGAGGGATTGACCGTTACGGAGTACATCATCTCCTCCTACGGTGCCCGGAAAGGTCTGGTGGATACGGCGCTACGGACGGCTGACTCGGGCTACTTGACCCGCCGCTTGGTTGACGTCTCGCAGGACGTGATCATTCACGAGGAAGACTGCGGAACCAGTCGTGGTTTGCTCGTGGAAGCAATGACCGATGGCGATCGCATCTTGATTCCGATCGCTCAGCGTCTGCATGGTCGTGTGGCTGCGGAGTCCGTGGTGAATCCGACGACGGGTGAAGTACTTGCCGAAGCTGGTCAGGACATCGATGAAGGGCTAGCCAATCGCATTGAAAAGGCCGGAATTAAAAAGGTCAAAGTGCGATCGCCTCTGACCTGTGAAGCAGCGCGATCGGTTTGCCGGAAGTGCTACGGCTGGAGCCTTGCCCACGCCCAAATGGTGGACATGGGCGAAGCGGTTGGGATTATTGCGGCTCAGTCAATTGGTGAGCCCGGTACCCAGCTGACCATGCGGACTTTCCACACGGGTGGGGTGTTCACCGGTGAGACGGCGCGTTTGTTACGGGCACCCTCTGCAGGCACGATCAAGCTCGGCAAAAAAGCTCGGACTCGTCCCTATCGGACGCGGCACGGCGAAGAAGCCCTGCTTGCTGAGGCCAACTTTGACCTCGTCCTAGAAGGCAAAGGCCGTAAGGAGACTTTTGCGATTCTGCAAGGCTCAACGCTGTTTGTGAACGATGGCGATAAAGTCACAGCAGAGACGATCTTGGCGGAAGTACCGGTCAGCGGTCGAACCAAACGGACCGTGGAGAAAGCCACCAAGGACGTGGCAACAGATTTGGCTGGTGAAATTCGCTTCCAAGACATTGTTCCGGAGGAGAAAACCGATCGCCAAGGCAACACCACCCGAATTGCCCAGCGCGGCGGCCTGCTCTGGGTCTTGGCAGGGGATGTCTACAACCTACTGCCTGGGGCAGAACCGACCGTCAAGAACGGCGATCGCGTCGATGTTGGTGACGTTCTCGCGGAGACCAAGCTAGTCACCGAGCGTGGTGGCACCGTACGGATGGGTGAGGACAACAGCACCAGCACCCACCGAGAAGTCGAAATCATCACCGCATCGGTGGTGTTGGATACTGCCACAGTCAAAGCTGAAGCTAGCCAAGGACGTGAACACTATGTGATCGAAACCAAGGCTGGACAGCGATTTAACCTGTTGGCTGCTCCGGGCACGAAAGTGACTACCGGCCATGTCGTGGCGGAGTTAATTGACAGCCGCTATCGGACGCAAACCGGTGGCATCCTCAAGTACTCCGGCGTGGAGATCTCCAAAAAAGGTCGGGCCAAGGCCAAGCAGGGCTACGAAGTCACCAAAGGTGGCACCCTGCTCTGGATTCCGGAAGAGACCCACGAAGTCAATAAAGATATTTCGCTGCTGAACGTTGAGGACGGTCAGCTAGTCGAAGCCGGGACCGAAGTCGTCAAGGACATCTTCTGTCAGACGACAGGGATCGTCTCAGTGACCCAAAACAACGACATCTTGCGGGAAATTGTGATCAAGCCCGGGGATGTTCATGTGCTGGATGACCCGGACACCGCGGCGAAGTACGACGAAGGTCGCTTGGTCAATGCGGGTGAGGAGGTATTTCCGGGCTTAACTGCGGAGCAGTTGGTCTGGGCCGAGGCCGTCGATGGAACTGATGGCCCCTTGCTCCTCCTGCGACCCGTGCAAGAGCTGGTGATTCCCGATGAACCGCCGGTGCCTAGCCAAGACTCGTCCCAAGAGTCGAACAGTCGCTCAATTCGCTTACGCGCGGTTCAGCGTCTGCAGTTCCAAGATGGTGAGCGGATTAAGTCAGTCGAAGGTGTTGACCTTCTGCGAACTCAGTTGGTGCTGGAATCTGAAGAGGGATCTTCGCAACTCTCAGCAGACATTGAGCTGCTGCCAGATAACAAAGATCCGGAAACCCTGCGGCTGCAACTGGTGATTATTGAGCCGGTTGTGATCCGTCGCGATGTCGCTTCTGACACGACCCATGGCAGCACCCATACGGAGCTACGGGTCAAAGATGGTCAGAAGGTGAAGCCGGGTGCTGTCATTGCCTGCACCCAAATTCAGTGCAAGGAATCCGGGATTGTCCGAGGCATCCAAGAAGGTAGCGAAGCAGTTCGTCGCCTCTTGGTTGAGCGGGAGCGGGATTGCATCACACTCGATCTCGATGTTAGTGCTGCTACGCAGCTGCAGCCGGGCTCTTTGATTGTGGCTGGCACCCAGCTAGCAGATGGCATCATTGCCCCTGAATCAGGTGAGGTGCGCTCGATCGCTCCGGGTCAACTGCAACTGCGGATTGCGCGTCCTTACCGTGTCTCGCAGGGTGCCGTGCTCCACGTCGAAGACAAGGGTTTGGTGCAACGGGGCGATAACTTGGTGCTGCTTGTGTTTGAGCGGGCCAAAACCGGTGACATCATCCAAGGTCTACCGCGGATTGAGGAGTTGCTGGAAGCTCGGAAGCCGAAGGAAGCCTGCATTCTGGCCCGCCGTCCGGGTGTTGCCCACATCAACTACAGCGATGACGACGCGATCGACATCCAAGTCATTGAGGCAGATGGAACCCAAGCCGATTATCCGGTTGGCCCCGGTCAGCCACTGATCATCAGTGATGGGGAAACCGTGGATGCAGGTCAAGCCCTGACTGATGGTCCTGCAAATCCCCATGATTTGCTGGAAATCTACTACGACTATTTCCGCGAGCAGTTTGGTAACGATTACGAAGCTGCTCTCGAGAGTCTGCGTCGGGTGCAAGCGCTGCTGGTGAACGAAGTGCAGTCGGTTTATCAATCGCAAGGGATTGATATTTCGGACAAACACATTGAAGTCATCGTGCGGCAGATGACCTCTAAAGTGCGGATCGACGATGGCGGCGACACCATCATGCTGCCGGGCGAGCTGCACGAGCTGCGCGAGGTCTACAACTCCAACAACACCATGGCCCTGACGGGTATGGCTCCGGCTCAGTTCACACCGGTTCTGTTGGGGATCACCAAAGCCTCGCTCAACACCAACAGCTTCATTTCGGCGGCTAGTTTCCAAGAGACCACACGGGTACTTACGGAAGCGGCGATCGAAGGCAAGTCCGACTGGCTGCGCGGTCTCAAAGAGAACGTGATCATCGGGCGTCTAATTCCGGCTGGCACGGGCTTCAAAGCCTACGAAGAGTCGCTACTGACCGATGTGGACAGTGGCTACGACGATCGCGTCTACGATGACGACCTAGCCGACGTGGTGATCGATGATCGGGCTGCTCGCAGCTACACCCTAAACGAAGGCCGCGACTTTAGTCGCTCCATGACCTTTGCAGAAGGGGAGTCGATGATTCTCGACGACGGTGATGAGCTGATTGATGACAGCAGTGCCAGCCGTCGCAACTTTGTGGATGTTGACGAAGACTAG
- the typA gene encoding translational GTPase TypA: MSLPIRNVAIIAHVDHGKTTLVDALLKQSGIFREGEDVPDCVMDSNDLERERGITILSKNTAVKYKDTLINIVDTPGHADFGGEVERVLGMVDGCILIVDANEGPMPQTRFVLKKALEKGLRPIVVVNKIDRPRAEPMVAVDKVLDLFIELGADDDQCEFPYLFASGLSGFAKESLEDENKDMQPLFDAILRHVPPPIGDVSKPLQLQVTTLDYSDFLGRIVIGKIHNGTINMGQPTALLKEDGSVVRGKVTKLLGFEGLKRIEIEQATAGMIVAVAGFADANIGETLACPNEPLALPLIKVDEPTLQMTFCVNDSPFAGKEGKFVTSRQVRDRLLRELETNVALRVEETDSPDRFMVSGRGELHLGILIETMRREGYEFQVSQPQVIFREVNGQPGEPFETLVMDVPDDAVGSVIERLGTRKAEMQNMEAVGNGRTILEFVIPARGLIGFRGDFIRLTRGEGIMNHSFLEYRPFCGDLEMRRNGVLIAFEEGTATFYALKNAEDRGAFFIEPGTKVYKGMIVGEHNRPQDLELNVCKTKALTNHRSATGDELVQLQTPIQMTLERALEYIGSDELLEVTPESIRLRKLPAKKLAKR; encoded by the coding sequence ATGTCGCTCCCCATTCGCAACGTTGCGATCATTGCCCACGTTGACCACGGCAAAACAACCTTGGTTGACGCTCTGCTCAAACAATCTGGCATTTTCCGTGAGGGCGAAGACGTTCCGGATTGCGTCATGGACTCCAACGATCTGGAGCGGGAACGGGGCATCACCATTCTTTCCAAAAATACAGCTGTCAAATACAAAGACACACTAATCAATATTGTCGATACGCCCGGTCACGCGGACTTCGGGGGTGAAGTCGAGCGTGTTTTGGGCATGGTGGATGGCTGCATCCTGATTGTGGATGCTAACGAAGGTCCCATGCCCCAGACCCGATTTGTGCTGAAAAAAGCACTCGAAAAAGGGCTGCGACCGATTGTCGTCGTCAACAAAATCGATCGCCCTCGTGCTGAGCCGATGGTTGCTGTCGATAAGGTTCTGGATCTCTTCATCGAACTGGGTGCTGACGACGATCAGTGCGAGTTCCCCTACCTCTTTGCTTCCGGTCTGAGCGGTTTTGCGAAAGAGTCTTTGGAAGATGAAAACAAGGACATGCAGCCGCTGTTCGATGCGATTTTGCGCCATGTTCCACCGCCAATCGGTGACGTCAGCAAGCCGCTGCAACTGCAGGTGACGACCCTCGACTATTCAGACTTCTTGGGTCGGATTGTGATCGGCAAGATCCACAACGGCACGATCAACATGGGTCAGCCGACCGCTTTGCTCAAGGAAGATGGCAGCGTGGTGCGGGGCAAAGTGACCAAGCTTCTGGGCTTTGAGGGTCTGAAGCGGATTGAAATTGAGCAAGCCACCGCTGGCATGATTGTGGCCGTGGCAGGCTTTGCCGATGCCAACATTGGTGAAACCCTGGCTTGTCCGAACGAACCTTTGGCGCTGCCGCTAATCAAGGTTGACGAGCCGACCTTGCAGATGACCTTCTGCGTCAACGACTCACCCTTTGCTGGCAAAGAAGGTAAGTTTGTCACCAGCCGCCAAGTCCGCGATCGCCTGCTGCGTGAGCTGGAAACCAACGTGGCGCTGCGGGTAGAAGAAACGGATTCTCCCGATCGCTTCATGGTCTCGGGTCGGGGTGAACTGCACCTCGGCATCTTGATCGAAACGATGCGTCGCGAAGGCTACGAGTTCCAAGTGTCGCAGCCGCAGGTAATCTTCCGGGAAGTCAACGGTCAGCCGGGCGAACCGTTTGAAACGCTCGTGATGGACGTGCCCGACGACGCGGTCGGTAGCGTGATCGAGCGCTTGGGTACCCGTAAAGCCGAAATGCAGAACATGGAAGCCGTCGGCAATGGCCGTACGATTCTGGAGTTTGTGATTCCGGCGCGGGGTCTGATTGGCTTCCGGGGCGACTTCATCCGCCTCACCCGTGGCGAAGGGATCATGAACCACTCCTTCTTGGAGTACCGTCCCTTCTGTGGTGACCTGGAAATGCGCCGTAATGGGGTGCTGATTGCCTTTGAAGAAGGCACGGCTACCTTCTACGCCCTCAAGAACGCTGAGGATCGCGGTGCTTTCTTCATCGAGCCGGGCACCAAGGTCTACAAAGGCATGATTGTTGGCGAGCACAACCGGCCCCAAGATCTGGAGCTGAACGTTTGTAAAACCAAAGCACTGACTAACCACCGCTCAGCAACGGGCGATGAACTAGTACAGCTGCAAACGCCGATCCAAATGACCCTGGAACGGGCACTGGAATACATCGGTTCTGATGAGCTGTTGGAAGTGACGCCAGAGTCGATCCGTCTGCGGAAGCTACCGGCGAAGAAACTCGCTAAGCGTTAG
- a CDS encoding E3 ubiquitin ligase family protein has product MAAILAAVTAIAAIVLYFVRRHYRIKLQSLLLAQPANSRQLKEIADHVAGEIGAGSLRQYVKMWGAIEVDQPLISELKEEPCVYYSFTVSREYEERVRQEDSEGKVTWTTERRSETISQNRRSTPFYLRDQHGRIRVEPEAASIATIPVLDEFRPASSTNSLSFGGFSLSLSVNGGTGKTLGYRYREEILPCDRSILVVGAASDETGELTLGPSTEARQQFFIALKPENAVLQEVKQTIQWVTVGGIASAGVAAISAIAALLKLF; this is encoded by the coding sequence ATGGCGGCCATTCTCGCGGCAGTTACGGCGATCGCTGCGATCGTGCTCTATTTTGTGCGCCGTCATTATCGGATCAAGCTCCAGAGCTTGCTGTTGGCACAACCTGCCAATAGCCGGCAGCTCAAGGAAATCGCGGATCATGTAGCTGGTGAGATTGGCGCGGGCAGTTTGCGTCAATACGTCAAAATGTGGGGCGCGATCGAGGTCGACCAGCCGTTGATTTCGGAATTAAAAGAAGAGCCCTGCGTCTACTACAGCTTTACAGTCAGCCGCGAATACGAAGAGCGTGTCCGCCAAGAAGACAGCGAAGGCAAGGTGACTTGGACGACGGAACGCCGCTCGGAAACAATCAGCCAGAACCGTCGTAGTACCCCTTTTTATCTGCGGGATCAGCATGGCCGGATTCGCGTGGAACCTGAGGCTGCTTCGATTGCGACGATTCCTGTCCTAGATGAATTTCGGCCTGCAAGCTCCACAAACAGTTTGAGTTTTGGCGGCTTTTCGCTCAGTTTGTCGGTCAATGGCGGTACTGGTAAGACCCTGGGCTATCGCTACCGCGAGGAAATTTTGCCCTGCGATCGCTCGATCCTCGTCGTCGGGGCTGCCAGTGATGAAACGGGTGAATTGACGCTCGGCCCCAGTACGGAAGCGCGCCAGCAGTTTTTCATTGCTCTCAAACCTGAGAATGCCGTGTTGCAAGAGGTCAAACAGACGATTCAGTGGGTGACGGTTGGTGGGATCGCCAGTGCCGGTGTCGCAGCTATCAGTGCGATCGCAGCACTCCTCAAGTTGTTCTAA
- a CDS encoding sigma 54-interacting transcriptional regulator, with product METIEKQRWLAENTLFSGLSERAITAIATELTEVPIESGQLLIDHGTVPTALFILVSGELDRQNPQTGTCDRLLPGSVLNLQEILLRQPINQRVTTASAALIWQLSADQLRAIAADFSELDRHLSVQLAAALDAVTAQLQFEQARLRELQPYVVPKMRRGIVGSSRYAQRLRQDIRQAAARRDRQPVLIFGEPGLGKDNIAALIHFGSRDRREPLIKINCNTLQPNGVELFGRANERRGLLDWVGKGTVLLNNVQELPADLRSRVIELLATGYYRPLSTLQVPEPEPHPCLARLILVAETNPTDLARHCAQTIKVPPLRIRKADIVASVKYFLSRFCQTRRQPRPKLTPEAERQLQNYDYPGNITELESLVERALVQSGQAAVLTEDVFWFASTKGDRFRWNLLNAYPRLRQLLRSDWWPTRINYGLILGVYTAVVALLFLGPQTRAENVGLTLFWAGWWPLILLAFPFVGRLWCAYCPFMIYGELVQWISLKLWPRSLLPWPRAAAERWGGWFLFGLFALILLWEELWHLEDVAWLSACLLLLITAGAITFSLLFERRFWCRYLCPIGGMNGLFAKLAVIELRAKRGVCSATCNTYQCYKGGPEKGEGQETMGCPVYSHPAQLVDNRNCVLCMTCLKACPHRSVELNLRPPAIELWTTHVATRSEASLLFLLLGAVFLHHLPQIAQVFGLGDRWLTSLGLHAILATAVLGAPGLLAFFSDRLLHLWQPRLKSLTELAYGYLPLVLAASVAHYLWMGLTELGQILPRTALSFGWPSTGLLQYSVDPAVIAFLQASSLILGLVATLLVTQKIARQPWRSLLPQHGLAVGFTSLLWQLIV from the coding sequence ATGGAAACAATCGAGAAACAGCGTTGGCTAGCAGAGAACACTTTATTTTCGGGCTTATCAGAGCGGGCAATCACGGCGATCGCCACTGAACTGACTGAAGTCCCCATCGAAAGCGGTCAACTGTTGATTGATCACGGTACGGTACCAACCGCTTTGTTCATTCTGGTGAGCGGCGAACTCGATCGCCAGAATCCTCAAACAGGGACTTGCGATCGCCTCCTGCCAGGTAGCGTGCTCAATTTGCAAGAGATCCTGCTCCGTCAACCAATCAACCAGCGCGTGACGACTGCTTCCGCTGCCTTGATCTGGCAATTGTCCGCAGATCAACTAAGGGCAATCGCAGCAGACTTCAGTGAACTCGATCGCCACCTCTCTGTCCAATTGGCGGCAGCTCTAGATGCTGTCACTGCTCAGCTACAGTTTGAGCAGGCACGGCTGCGGGAGTTGCAACCCTACGTTGTCCCCAAAATGCGGCGTGGGATTGTCGGGAGTAGTCGCTATGCCCAGCGGCTGCGGCAAGACATTCGCCAGGCAGCAGCGCGCCGCGATCGCCAGCCAGTGTTAATTTTTGGCGAGCCAGGTCTGGGTAAGGACAACATTGCCGCGCTGATCCATTTCGGATCGCGCGATCGCCGTGAGCCCCTGATCAAAATCAACTGCAATACGCTGCAACCCAACGGTGTCGAGCTCTTTGGCCGTGCCAACGAACGGCGAGGGCTGCTGGATTGGGTTGGCAAGGGCACAGTGTTGCTCAACAACGTCCAAGAACTGCCGGCTGATCTGCGATCGCGGGTGATTGAGCTCCTCGCCACAGGCTACTATCGACCGCTGTCGACGCTGCAAGTCCCAGAACCGGAACCTCATCCCTGTCTGGCACGCCTGATTTTGGTGGCAGAAACTAATCCCACTGATTTGGCGCGGCACTGTGCTCAAACCATCAAAGTGCCGCCCCTGCGGATCCGTAAGGCTGATATTGTCGCTAGCGTCAAATACTTCCTCAGTCGCTTTTGCCAAACGCGGCGGCAGCCTCGCCCCAAGCTCACGCCAGAAGCCGAGCGCCAGCTCCAGAACTACGACTATCCCGGCAACATCACCGAGCTGGAAAGCCTGGTGGAGCGGGCTTTGGTACAAAGCGGGCAAGCAGCCGTGCTGACCGAAGATGTCTTTTGGTTTGCCTCGACCAAAGGTGATCGCTTCCGCTGGAATCTACTCAACGCCTATCCTCGCCTGCGGCAACTACTGCGCAGCGATTGGTGGCCAACGCGCATCAACTACGGTCTGATTCTAGGGGTTTACACCGCCGTCGTGGCCCTGCTGTTTTTAGGACCGCAGACACGCGCCGAGAATGTGGGGCTGACGCTGTTTTGGGCGGGCTGGTGGCCGCTGATTCTGCTGGCGTTCCCCTTCGTGGGGCGGCTTTGGTGTGCCTATTGCCCCTTCATGATCTACGGCGAGTTAGTGCAGTGGATATCACTGAAGCTTTGGCCGCGATCGCTTTTACCTTGGCCCCGAGCAGCGGCAGAACGCTGGGGCGGCTGGTTTCTCTTTGGCCTCTTTGCCCTAATTCTGCTCTGGGAAGAGCTCTGGCACCTCGAAGATGTCGCTTGGTTGTCGGCCTGTCTGCTGCTGCTGATTACCGCTGGAGCGATCACGTTTTCACTGCTGTTTGAGCGGCGGTTTTGGTGTCGCTATCTCTGCCCCATTGGAGGGATGAATGGGCTGTTTGCCAAATTAGCGGTGATTGAACTGCGTGCCAAACGCGGCGTCTGCTCGGCCACCTGCAATACCTACCAGTGCTACAAAGGTGGCCCTGAAAAAGGGGAAGGCCAAGAAACGATGGGTTGCCCGGTCTATTCCCATCCAGCTCAGCTGGTGGATAACCGAAACTGCGTCCTCTGCATGACCTGTCTCAAGGCCTGTCCCCATCGCTCTGTGGAACTGAATCTACGACCGCCAGCGATCGAACTCTGGACAACTCATGTGGCAACGCGATCGGAAGCATCGCTTCTATTCCTCTTGCTAGGTGCTGTATTTCTGCACCATCTGCCCCAAATTGCCCAGGTCTTTGGGTTAGGCGATCGCTGGCTGACATCCTTAGGGTTGCATGCCATTTTGGCAACGGCTGTGCTGGGTGCCCCAGGACTACTGGCCTTTTTCAGCGATCGCTTGCTCCACCTGTGGCAACCCCGTCTGAAATCTTTGACAGAACTGGCTTATGGCTACTTGCCCTTGGTGTTGGCAGCAAGCGTGGCTCATTACCTCTGGATGGGTTTGACGGAATTGGGACAAATTCTGCCTCGGACAGCACTCAGCTTTGGCTGGCCCAGCACGGGGCTACTGCAATACAGCGTTGATCCTGCGGTCATTGCCTTTCTGCAAGCGAGCAGCCTGATCTTGGGTCTAGTTGCCACCCTGTTGGTCACGCAAAAAATTGCCCGTCAGCCCTGGCGATCGCTCTTGCCACAACATGGTTTAGCCGTAGGCTTCACCAGCCTGCTCTGGCAATTGATTGTCTAA
- a CDS encoding J domain-containing protein, producing the protein MSDHYATLGVSPSASQQEIKLAYRQLAKQYHPDRNAKAGHERIIAINAAYEVLGNAEERRRYDALRGSSRQSATERTVAAQDHYRQQRRRQGDRDEAVERWLKRVYEPAQAAIGKILRPFRAELTALAADPYDDALMAAFEAYIERSRQYQAQAERYLQSEPAPAMAGAIARLLFQCLNQTSDALDELERYCLGYNDDCLRDGREMMRIAQRLRQELQAIVRQQPGRSH; encoded by the coding sequence TTGTCAGACCACTACGCAACGTTGGGCGTGTCGCCTAGCGCTAGCCAGCAAGAGATTAAGCTGGCCTATCGACAGTTGGCGAAGCAGTACCATCCCGATCGCAATGCCAAGGCAGGCCATGAGCGCATCATTGCGATCAATGCGGCCTACGAAGTGCTGGGTAATGCTGAGGAACGGCGTCGCTACGATGCGTTACGGGGTAGTAGCCGTCAGTCTGCTACTGAACGCACCGTGGCAGCCCAAGATCACTATCGGCAACAGCGGCGGCGCCAGGGCGATCGGGATGAGGCCGTTGAACGCTGGCTGAAGCGGGTTTATGAACCAGCTCAGGCTGCGATCGGAAAAATTCTGCGTCCCTTCCGAGCTGAGCTCACTGCCTTAGCTGCCGATCCCTACGACGATGCGTTAATGGCGGCCTTTGAAGCCTACATTGAGCGATCGCGTCAATACCAAGCGCAGGCAGAACGTTATTTGCAATCGGAACCTGCACCAGCTATGGCTGGGGCAATCGCGCGCCTCCTCTTTCAATGCCTGAATCAGACAAGTGATGCGCTGGATGAGTTAGAACGTTACTGTCTGGGTTACAACGATGACTGCTTACGGGATGGACGCGAAATGATGCGAATCGCCCAACGTCTCCGCCAAGAGTTACAGGCGATCGTGCGTCAGCAACCGGGTCGGAGTCACTAG
- the cysK gene encoding cysteine synthase A, giving the protein MRIAQNITELIGRTPLVQLNRIPAADDCLARIVVKLESFNPSASVKDRIGISMILEAERQGLISPDRTILVEPTSGNTGIALAMAAAARGYRLILTMPDTMSSERRAMLRAYGATLELTPGIEGMAGCIQRAQEIVASHPEAYMLQQFKNPANPKIHRETTAEEIWTDTDGTVDILIAGVGTGGTITGVAEVLKQRKPSFQAIAVEPVNSPVLSGGRPGPHKIQGIGAGFVPEVLATKLIDEVVTVSDDDAIAYGRRLAREEGLLSGISSGAAVAAAVQVARRPENADKLIVVILPSFGERYLSTPLFQEPELVAASSNG; this is encoded by the coding sequence ATGCGAATTGCTCAAAACATCACGGAACTGATTGGTCGGACTCCTCTGGTACAGCTCAACCGCATTCCTGCTGCTGACGATTGCTTGGCCAGAATTGTCGTGAAGCTGGAGAGCTTCAATCCTTCGGCTTCAGTCAAAGACCGGATTGGCATCAGCATGATTCTGGAAGCAGAGCGGCAGGGGCTGATTTCGCCTGATCGCACCATTCTGGTTGAGCCGACGTCGGGGAATACTGGCATTGCCTTGGCGATGGCTGCTGCTGCTCGGGGCTACCGACTAATTTTAACGATGCCGGACACGATGAGTTCTGAGCGGCGAGCAATGCTGCGGGCCTATGGTGCCACGCTGGAGCTGACACCTGGCATTGAAGGAATGGCTGGTTGTATCCAGCGGGCGCAGGAAATTGTTGCCTCGCATCCTGAGGCTTACATGCTGCAGCAATTCAAGAATCCGGCCAATCCCAAGATTCACCGCGAAACCACCGCAGAAGAGATTTGGACCGATACCGATGGCACTGTCGATATTTTGATTGCTGGTGTGGGTACGGGTGGAACGATCACTGGTGTTGCTGAGGTCTTGAAACAGCGCAAGCCGTCTTTTCAAGCGATCGCGGTTGAACCGGTCAATAGTCCAGTCCTGTCGGGTGGGCGTCCTGGCCCGCACAAAATTCAGGGCATTGGGGCCGGTTTTGTGCCCGAAGTACTGGCCACGAAGCTGATTGATGAAGTGGTGACTGTCAGTGATGATGACGCGATCGCCTATGGTCGTCGCTTAGCTCGGGAAGAAGGGTTGTTGTCAGGGATTTCGAGTGGGGCTGCCGTTGCAGCAGCTGTCCAAGTTGCCCGTCGACCAGAGAATGCCGACAAGCTGATCGTGGTGATTCTGCCCAGCTTTGGCGAGCGTTACCTGAGTACGCCGCTGTTCCAAGAACCGGAATTGGTGGCAGCAAGCAGTAACGGATAG